A single Venturia canescens isolate UGA chromosome 1, ASM1945775v1, whole genome shotgun sequence DNA region contains:
- the LOC122408574 gene encoding carbonic anhydrase-related protein-like, producing the protein MSNNIVGLMKKGSSPINLDDRYVKFKKFAPLILNGHWLKDGDAYLSNNGETAMIQLSGHRIPSTVTGGPLVNDVYEFTNTHFHWRKENSNGSEHQINGTCFSMEAHVVHWNRKYLTFDKCLQHKDGLAILTYFFLVTEKNCDGNNPLVEKITDYLKYVVEPNTEINIPANSLCWMRNATYCPKYYTYAGTYNKGSTPECATWIVFPLIIPISACQIEEFRKLRNHEGARIMENCKDIQTPNGRRIFLVANSH; encoded by the exons ATGTCTAACA ATATCGTCGGgttgatgaaaaaaggaaGTTCGCCCATTAACCTAGACGACAGGTAcgtgaaattcaaaaaatttgctCCGTTGATCCTGAATGGTCATTGGTTGAAGGATGGCGATGCTTATTTATCGAACAACGGCGAAACTG CTATGATCCAATTGAGTGGCCACCGAATCCCTTCGACTGTCACCGGTGGGCCCTTGGTAAATGATGTTTACGAGTTTACAAATACACATTTTCATTGGAGGAAAGAGAATAGCAACGGTTCTGAACATCAGATCAACGGAACTTG CTTTTCCATGGAGGCACATGTCGTCCATTGGAATAGAAAGTACTTAACGTTTGACAAATGTTTGCAGCACAAAGATGGACTGGCCATTTTGACATATTTCTTTCTG GttaccgaaaaaaattgtgatggGAATAATCCACTGGTCGAAAAAATAACGGATTATTTGAAATATGTCGTGGAACCGAATACGGAAATAAACATTCCTGCAA ATTCTTTGTGCTGGATGCGGAACGCAACTTATTGCCCAAAATATTATACGTACGCGGGAACATACAACAAAGGATCGACCCCGGAGTGCGCAACATGGATCGTCTTTCCACTCATAATTCCCATCAGCGCTTGTCAG attgaagaatttcgaaaactGCGAAATCACGAAGGTGCCAGAATAATGGAAAACTGCAAAGATATCCAAACTCCAAATGGACGAAGAATATTTTTGGTTGCAAATAGtcattga
- the LOC122419264 gene encoding carbonic anhydrase 6-like, whose protein sequence is MMLQKLNKSNTKPRTIVSTSSSGLPEWKQSPVDLNKIYTWSKTFPPLRLNGHWHKGGLATMTNTGHTGKPMMMIFAEDAKDLYNFRLQYSMEAQAIHWNTRYESIEQCYEKSDGIAVLSYLLQFFTHSIILIRKVVGCPDTPDNPNLSDITNSLPKIRNPGTSTSIPSGNYPAT, encoded by the exons ATGATGTtgcaaaaattaaataaatcaa ATACAAAACCTCGCACCATAGTCTCAACGTCGTCGTCTGGATTGCCAGAATGGAAACAGTCACCTGtggatttaaacaaaatttacaCGTGGTCGAAAACATTCCCACCTTTGAGACTCAACGGTCATTGGCACAAGGGTGGCTTGGCGACGATGACCAACACTGGTCACACCGGTAAACCCATGATGATGATATTCGCTGAAGACGCTAAAGATTTATATAATTTTCGATTGCa GTACTCCATGGAGGCTCAAGCAATCCACTGGAACACCCGGTACGAATCGATCGAAcaatgttacgaaaaatccgATGGAATAGCTGTACTATCATACCTCCTCCAA TTTTTCACGCATTCTATTATTTTAATACGAAAGGTTGTAGGCTGTCCAGACACACCAGACAATCCCAATCTCTCTGACATAACTAACAGTCTACCAAAAATCAGAAACCCTGGAACTTCGACATCAATACCTTCCGGTAATTACCCAGCAACGTAA
- the LOC122408548 gene encoding carbonic anhydrase 1-like: protein MSDFTLPEFFVICGSAILTTFLIFEIFEWTKNFGSFESKKSMSTFGTPSAWKCLYSEHRYGEEESSVNIKTSLAVVVQSSEPLKWNGYSSKPVIVTMANDGNTVTVSGFWTPDLRPNITGGPLSEVYDFHSMIFHWGPTDKDGSEHSLDDVTYPLELQMIHMKHNFHSPFDAIVLGEKHGVAIVSILFQISEADNKFLDHVVNNLCRIPSPGSKVCVAPFALSGFFPLFEKHYYSYSGSMAQESSNELVTWIVQPEPVNVSPSQMKKFRSVQLTEVPAVLDGKLFERQNERDLYYQD from the exons ATGTCTGATTTCACGTTACCAGAATTTTTCGTAATCTGTGGCAGTGCAATCCTCACAA CTTTCCTCATCTTCGAAATATTCGAATGGACAAAAAACTTTGGATcctttgaaagtaaaaaatcgatgagCACTTTCGGCACTCCTAGTGCCTGGAAATGTCTGTACTCTGAGCATCGATACGGAGAAGAAGAATCCTCCGTTAATATCAAAACTTCTTTGGCTGTCGTGGTACAATCTTCCGAGCCCCTCAAATGGAACGGTTACTCATCGAAACCGGTCATCGTGACCATGGCCAACGACGGAAATACAG tTACAGTAAGTGGTTTTTGGACACCTGACCTCCGACCGAACATTACGGGTGGTCCTTTGAGCGAAGTTTACGACTTTCACTCAATGATATTTCACTGGGGTCCAACCGATAAAGACGGAAGTGAACATTCCTTGGATGACGTAACTTATCCCCTGGAACTGCAAATGATTCATATGAAGCACAATTTCCATTCGCCTTTCGACGCAATCGTCCTCGGTGAAAAACATGGCGTTGCGATCGtgtcaattttatttcag ATTTCAGAAGCCGACAACAAATTTTTGGATCACGTGGTCAACAATCTTTGTCGCATACCCTCACCAGGATCCAAAGTTTGTGTAGCGCCCTTCGCCCTCTCCGGATTCTTTCCCCTATTCGAAAAACATTATTATTCCTACTCCGGCTCCATGGCTCAAGAAAGCTCTAACGAACTCGTGACTTGGATCGTACAACCGGAGCCAGTCAACGTGTCACCGTCCCAA ATGAAGAAATTTCGAAGTGTTCAGCTGACCGAGGTTCCTGCGGTTCTGGATGGAAAACTGTTCGAGCGTCAGAACGAACGCGATCTTTACTATCAAGATTGA
- the LOC122408554 gene encoding leukocyte surface antigen CD53-like: MEMKYWKIAVFLFNLCIWLTGCMVLVVGVWLLLDPSNGYLFNLFVENTTPHETIYLVSYSILGLGSVVLTVGFFGCQASLRGNQCILAIYMTMLIILIAAELAVVSVGSFMSVRTTSGLEGRLLNRLAEHYGHDSTSDIAFSHSLDFAQYKFNCCGIYGDGDYNQTAWWRDGQYSGTKRHVPLTCCVLKNPEVKNAGSPMSVVSRVFHKDNEKPWLHPQPRDEAACQVLELEAQEGYRHKEGCLDKATNWLRAESLKLIVIGLFVAGIQTAGVLCSAMLCRRIREVQEN, encoded by the exons atggaaatgaAGTACTGGAAAATTGCAGTTTTTCTCTTCAATCTGTGCATATGG TTGACGGGATGCATGGTGCTCGTGGTCGGTGTGTGGCTCCTGCTCGATCCGAGCAACGGTTACTTGTTCAATTTATTCGTTGAGAACACAACACCCCACGAGACTATATATCTCGTCTCGTACAGTATTCTCGGCCTCGGTTCCGTTGTCCTCACCGTTGGATTTTTCGGATGCCAAGCATCCCTACGAGGAAATCAATGCATTCTCGCAATA TACATGACCATGCTTATAATACTGATAGCTGCAGAATTGGCTGTTGTCAGCGTCGGTAGTTTCATGTCAGTTAGAACAACGTCGGGTCTTGAGGGAAGATTATTGAACAGGCTTGCCGAACACTATGGGCACGATTCTACCAGTGATATTGCCTTCAGCCACAGCCTCGATTTCGCACAATACAAG TTCAACTGTTGCGGTATCTACGGTGATGGTGATTACAATCAAACAGCATGGTGGAGAGACGGGCAATATTCTGGGACCAAGAGACACGTGCCACTTACTTGTTGCGTACTAAAAAATCCCGAA GTGAAAAATGCAGGCAGCCCCATGAGCGTGGTCTCAAGGGTCTTCCACAAAGAT AACGAGAAGCCATGGCTTCATCCACAACCAAGGGATGAAGCTGCTTGCCAAGTTTTAGAACTGGAAGCCCAGGAAGGATACAGACACAAGGAA GGCTGTCTGGACAAAGCGACAAATTGGTTAAGAGCAGAGAGTCTTAAGCTTATAGTCATAGGACTATTTGTTGCGGGCATTCAG ACCGCCGGTGTACTGTGTTCAGCCATGTTGTGCCGTCGGATCAGAGAAGTacaggaaaattaa